The Sorangiineae bacterium MSr11954 DNA segment GGCCTGGCGCGCGGCCCCCAGCGCCACGTACTCCTCCGGCTCCGGCACCGTGACCTCGACGCCAAAAATCTGCGGCGCGATCCGGCGCACCGCCTCCGCGCGCGCGCCGCCGCCGATGAGCAGCACCCGGCGCGGCTGCACGCCTTGGTGCGCGAGGTGATCCACGGCATCGGCCAGCGACGCCAAGAGCGCCTCCACCGCGGCGCGCGCCAGGTTCTCCGGGGTGGCGTTGGCGGTGGTGAGCCCGCGCAGCACGCCGTCGGCCCCGGGTCGATTGGGGGTGCGCTCGCCGTCCAGGTACGGGAGCAATGTCAACCCACCGGCGCCGGGCTGCGCCGCCAGCGCCAAGGTGGAGAGCTCCTCGAGCGAGCAGCGCAGCAGGCGCGCGGCCGACGAGAGGATGCGCGCCGCGTTCAAGGTGCACACCAGCGGGAGGAACCGCCCGGTGGCGTCGGCGAACCCCGCGACGAGCCCCGAGGGATCGGCCGCCGGAACGTCGCTCACGGCAAAGGCCGTCCCCGAGGTGCCGATGGATACCGCGACGTCACCCGGCTCCAGCCCGAGGCCGAGCGCGGCGCCCATGTTGTCCCCGGTCCCGGGCCCGAGCACCGCACCCCACTCCGTGCGGCCGACGATCTCGTTGGGGCCCGCCACGCGGGGCAGCGCCACCTCGCGCCCGATGGCCGCCGCGAGCATCTCCGGCAGGTACGCGCCCGCAGCCGGCGACCAATACCCGGTGCCCGAGGCATCGCCGCGATCGGTGGTGCGCTCGCCCCGGCCGCCCAGCTGCCACGTGAGCCAGTCGTGCGGCAGCATCACCGCCGCGACCTTCGATGCGCTCTCGGGCTCGTGCTCCGCCAGCCATCGAAGCTTGGTGACGGTGAACGACGCGACCGGGACGCTGCCCGCGCGCGCGGCCCACGTCGCGGGGCCGCCGAGCTCCTGGGTGAGCTTCTCCGCCTGCGGCGCCGAGCGCGTATCGTTCCAGAGGAGCGCGGGGCGAATCACCTCCCCCGCCGCGTCCAGCACCACCATGCCGTGCTGCTGCGCGGCCACCGACACGGCCGCGGCGCGCTGGAGGAGCTCCCGGACCGGATGGATCGCGGCCAGCCAGTGCCGTGGATGGCACTCGGTGCCCTCCGGGTGCGGCACCGAGAGCTCCGCCACCACCAGGCCATCGTCGGCACGGCACAAGACGACCTTCGTCGACTGCGTCGACGAATCGATCCCCGCCACCAAGGTCGCGTCGCTCAAGGAACCCTCCGTTCGCGTGCGGAATATATTTTGGAAACTATCTGGACGAATAAGCGCGGTCAACGGCAGCTTTGGATTTAACCTGCTCCCGATGCTTCATGAAGACGACCGAATTTCAGCCGGCCCCGTTCGCCATGGGGCGATGCGTGAGCACAACCTCGCGGTCGTGCTGGCGGAGGTCATCCGGCATCAGCCGGTGACGCGGGCGCGGCTGGCGGAGATCACGGGGTTTACGAAGACCACGGTCTCCAACCTCCTGACGGTGCTGGCCGAGGCGGGGTTGGTGCGCGACGGCGGCTTCGTTCACGAGGGGGAGCGGGGCCGTCCGGGGGTCGCCGTATCGATCGATCCCAACGGCGCAGCGGGCCTCGGGCTCGAGATCAACGTGGACTACCTGGCCGCCTGCATCGTGGATTTTGGCCGGCGAATTCGCTACCGGCACGTGGTGGCCAGCGATCACCGCGGGCGCGCGCCCGAGGCGGTGGTCGAGGCCTTGTCGCGGCTGGCTCGAGAAGCGCTCGCGTCGGCCAAGGCGCAAGAGCTGGCGGTGGCCGGCGCGGTGGTGGCGCTCCCCGGGCTGATCGATCGCGAGCAAGGCCTCTTGAGGCGCGCGCCGAACCTCGGCTGGGGTCAGGTGCCCATCCGCAGCTTGCTTCGCGCAGGTCTCCCCGCCCTCCGGCTCGCCGTGGACGAGGACAACGAGGCGAACCTCGCGGCCCTGGGGGAGCTTTGGTTTGGCGCGGGGCGGGAGCTCGGCGATTTCGTCCACGTCTCGGGCGAAATCGGGATCGGCGCGGGCATCGTGATGGATGGGCGCATCTTCCGCGGCGCGCACGGCTTCGCGGGGGAGCTGGGCCATATCGTGGTCGAGCGAGGGGGTGCGGCGTGTGGCTGCGGGGGGCGCGGGTGCTTGGAGCAGTCCGCGGGGCAAGAGGCCATTTTGCGCGCCGCGGGATTGGAGGGCACGAAGGTGACCTCGGCGGCCAGCGCCGATGGCTCCTTATCGGCGTTGCTGGCGCGCCTGGAAGCCGGCGACGACCGGGCGCGATCGGCGGTCAAGCGCGCGGGCAAAGCGTTGGGGATCACCTTGGCGTCGGTGGTTCATCTGCTCGATCCGGACACCATCGTCCTCGGTGGCATCTTCTCGGCGCTCGCGCCTTGGGCCAAGCCGGCGGTGGCCAAAGTGCTGGCCAAAGGCTCCGGCACCTTGCGCGACGCCATGCCACGGCTGGTCGTCTCGCGTCTCGCGGGCGGCGCCGCCGTATTGGGCGCGGCGGGGCTGGTGGTGGAGCGCGTGACCGCGGAGCCGGCCTTATTGCTTTAGTCGCATTTCCAGGCATGCTCGTGCGTGGGGCAGCTCCGCCACTCGCACTTTTTACGCATCTTTTTCGAGCCGGAAGATCCGATCGGGACGCGCGCCAGGATGCCGGGGTGCGAGGTGCTCCGACCCGATCGCCTTCGTGTTGCTCGCCGATTTACGTGCGCCCTCAGGCCCTGCTCGCTCGCGTCGACCTCGAGTTGCCCTGGAAGGTCGGATGGGCAGAGGGCTCAACCAATATGATCGGCGTCACGCGAACATCACAACGCACCATGGCGTGCAACAATGGTCGCTGGCTTCGCTCATGCGAGGCTCGTGAGCAGGAGAAGCAAGGGAGGGATTTTCGAATGAAGTGCGCGACCGTCGAAAACATCGTCCGCGAAGCGTACCGGCTGCTGGGCGATGTCGAGGACGTGGTCAGCTCGTCTGGGCGCCTCGGATATGGATTCACCAACGAGCAAGCCTCCACCTTGGCGGACGTCCGCATTCATTTGGCCCAGGTCAAGACCGCGCTCCGCCGCATGGAACGCACGGCGGACGGATCCAAACCGCGGATCGAGGACTCCATCGACCGCACCACCGCCGACGAACAAACCACCGCCCTCGCCGACATCGGCCAACACATCGCCGACGTTCAGGCCACGCTTCGGAGGATCGGGAGCTCACCGCTCACGGCCGCGGATCCGGGCGCACCGCGCTCCAAAGCGACACGACGAGAACAGGATCCGAAGGGATCCTGCGCTACGAAATAGAGCAGCGCGTTCGCGGCATCCGCAGCCGACGATCCATCGTTCAGGCGGGTGCTACCCGTCGCCGGCCACGTTCGAGCGAACGAAGTCGACCATGGACTCGATGTCGGCGGCCGCGAAGCGGTCTTCGATGAGGACGGGGACGCGGCTGCGCAATTTGCGGCGGAGGCTCTCGAGGCGCGGGGGGAGCTCGAGGTCGGCTTCGCCGGCGGCGCGGAGATCGACGGCTTGTGCGGCGGTGAAGAGCTCGATGGCGACCACGGTTTCGGCGAGGGTCACGGCGCGGGCGGCGCGACGGGCGGAGAGGGCGCCCATGGATCCGTGGTCCTCGGTGCCGTTGCCGACGGGGAGCGAGTGGATGCTCGCGGGGGACGCGCTCGCGCGCAGCTCGGAGACGATGGCGGCCGCCGTGTAGTGGTGGATCATCAGGCCCGAGTGCAGGCCCGCCTTGGCGCGCGGATGGACCAGGAACGAGGGCAAACCGCCGTTCATCGCGGGATCGAGCAAGCGGTGCACGCGGCGCTCGCTCATGTGCGCCAGGGTGGTGAGCGACGTGGTCAGCGCGTCGAACGATTCGGCCAGCTCGGCGCAATGCATCGTGCCCGCGTTGTTCGTCAGGGCGCCATCGGCGAGCAGCACGGGGTTGTCGACCGTGCGATTCAACTCGGTGCGGAGCGCCTTTTGGGCGCGCGCAACGGCCGCGTGAAAGGCGCCGAAGACCATGGGCGCGCAGCGCGTCGACAGAGGCTCGCGCACGGTGCTCGTGGGGGAAATCGCGGGGGCGGCGGGGCCGATGCCGGCGCGCATCCGGGCGCGCACGAGCTCGCGCAGGCGGTGGGCGCTCTCGGCGCTCGGGTCGGCGGGGTCGTCGAACAGCCGCGGGTCGAGGAAATCGGTGCGGCTCTTGGCGCCGGCCATCGACATGGCCGCGGCCATTTCTGCCGCGCGACCGAGGCGCATCGCGTCGTGGAGCATCAGCGCTCCCGTGCCGAGGGTCTGCGCGGGCCCGTTGATGAGCGCAAACGCATCGCGGCCCGAGAGCTCGGGCAGCGCGATGCCCTTGGCCTTCATGGCCGCGGCCCCCGGCACCCGCTCCCCGGAGGCCACCGCCCACCCCTCCCCCAAAAGGAGCAGCGCCGTGTGCGCGAGCGCCGCCAGATCGCTCGCGCCCACCGAGCCCAGCTCGGGGACGTAAGGATGAACGCGCCGATCGAGCATCGTCAGAAGCGCGCGCACCACCGGCAAGCGCACCCCGCTGCGTCCGCGCGCCAGCACGCTCGCACGCACGAGCAACATGGCGCGGACACACTCTTCGGGCATGGGGGCACCCACCCCGGCCGCGTGCGACAGAAGCAGGTTGCGCTGAAACGCCTGATTGTCCTCCGGCGAGAGCGCCGCCGCGTCGAGGGCGCCGACCCCGGTGGTCAGCCCGTAAATGGTCGCGCCGTTCTGCGCGTGCTCCCGAAGGATCGCATGGCCTCGCTCGATCGCCTCCTCCGCGGAGCGCGCCAGCACCACACGCGCTCCATGGCGCGCCACCCGCACCACATCGCCGACCTCGAGCGCCGTCCCATCGAGGCTCACGGGCGGATCGTCGGGCAGTGTGGCGAGCAAGGTCACCATGGGTGCACCGGCGGATCCTTGGGGCGGAACGCGAAGCGCGCGAGCACCGCCAGGTATCCGGGGAACACGAACCCGCCATTTCCCTCGAGCACGGCCGTGCGCTGGCTGCGGTAGTGCGCGGGGAGCTCGTACCAAGGCACCCCGGGCATCTGGTGATGCACCGCGTGCAGGTTGTTGTTCAAATAGAGGAGGCCGAACAGCGGCCCCGCCTCCACGACGCCGATGCGGTGCTCCATCTGCGCCGCCGGCCGGTGCTCGAGGAAGGAGCGGAGCAAGGTCAGCCCCAGCCCGGGATAAACGAACAGCGCGACATAGCGCCCGAGGGGCATGTCGCAAATACCGATCAGCCAACCGAGTACCAGCGCGAGCCCCGCGCCATGCGCCAGCCATGCGCGCGCATGACGATAGTCCCCTGCGAGGAGGGCGCGCAGCTCGGCCCACAAAAACCGCCCCACCATCCACGCGGGGCCCAGCAAAAGACGGCCCGCCAAGGTGGTCTGCGCACGATGAACGATGCGCTGGAGCGTCCCCATGGCGGCCCACGCTTCCCGCGTGACGTAAAAGGATTCGGGATCATCCAGCGGATCGGTCAATTGGGATGTGCGGTGATGCGCCTGATGCTGCTCGCGATAAATCCCATAAGGGAGCCAGAGGCCGAGGGGCACCGATCCAAAGAGCGCATTGAGCACCGGTGAGCGCGTGGGGTGACCGTGGATGGTCTCGTGTTGAAACGAGCCATGCCAGGCGATGAGGCCGCCTCCTGCGAGCGCCACCAGCCACCACGGCAGGCTCGAAGCGGTCGCGGTGAGGGTCAGCCAGAGCAGATAGACCGACAGTCCGACTGCAACTGTGGGGAGCTCAACCGCGTTGCAACCTGGTCCGGGGCTAGCTGGGGCGGCCATGAATACGTTGAGTATTCAATGAGATAGACCTCTTCGCAACGAGCCAATGCGCACAACACGTTGCGCATTGCCACAATATGTGGCTGTAATTTTACATATGCAACGCGTGCGGTGGTTTCGCATCATTTGTTGCGATATATCTACATCTCGATGAAAAGGCGCGACACTGTTGAGCTCTTTCGCACACGCTTGCTGGAGGTGATCGATCGCACGGGGCTGACCCGCTCCGCGTTCGCCGAGAGGGTCGGGATGGATCGCTCGACGCTCTCGCAGCTGCTCGCCGAGGGAAACGATCGTCTCCCGCGGGTGGAGACGTTGGCGGGCATCGCCAGCACGGAGCAAGTGAGCATCGATTGGCTGGTGGGCCTCAGTCAGGAGGGGCCGCTCGGCGCGAACATCCTCAAGCAATCGGTGCAGGTCGAACCCGACGCGCCCTCCCCGGCCGACCAGCGTCTGGCGCGGTGGCAGGCCGAGGCGGCCGGCTACAAAATTCGTTATGTGCCCACCACCTTGCCCGATCTGTTGAAGACCGATCGGATCATCGCCTACGAATATGGGCAATTCGCCACCGTCGATCCCGATCAGAGCCTCGAGCAAAGCCACGCGAAGCTGGAGCTCCAGCGCCGCTCCGAGTCGGAGATCGAGGTGTGCAACTCCGTGCAGGCGGTGGAGGGCTTCGCGCGCGGCGAAGGGATCTGGCGCGATCTCGGCATCGAGGCGCGGCGCGAGCAGCTCACGCGGATGATCGCGCTATGCGACGAG contains these protein-coding regions:
- a CDS encoding fatty acid desaturase, whose translation is MAAPASPGPGCNAVELPTVAVGLSVYLLWLTLTATASSLPWWLVALAGGGLIAWHGSFQHETIHGHPTRSPVLNALFGSVPLGLWLPYGIYREQHQAHHRTSQLTDPLDDPESFYVTREAWAAMGTLQRIVHRAQTTLAGRLLLGPAWMVGRFLWAELRALLAGDYRHARAWLAHGAGLALVLGWLIGICDMPLGRYVALFVYPGLGLTLLRSFLEHRPAAQMEHRIGVVEAGPLFGLLYLNNNLHAVHHQMPGVPWYELPAHYRSQRTAVLEGNGGFVFPGYLAVLARFAFRPKDPPVHPW
- a CDS encoding aromatic amino acid ammonia-lyase, with the translated sequence MVTLLATLPDDPPVSLDGTALEVGDVVRVARHGARVVLARSAEEAIERGHAILREHAQNGATIYGLTTGVGALDAAALSPEDNQAFQRNLLLSHAAGVGAPMPEECVRAMLLVRASVLARGRSGVRLPVVRALLTMLDRRVHPYVPELGSVGASDLAALAHTALLLLGEGWAVASGERVPGAAAMKAKGIALPELSGRDAFALINGPAQTLGTGALMLHDAMRLGRAAEMAAAMSMAGAKSRTDFLDPRLFDDPADPSAESAHRLRELVRARMRAGIGPAAPAISPTSTVREPLSTRCAPMVFGAFHAAVARAQKALRTELNRTVDNPVLLADGALTNNAGTMHCAELAESFDALTTSLTTLAHMSERRVHRLLDPAMNGGLPSFLVHPRAKAGLHSGLMIHHYTAAAIVSELRASASPASIHSLPVGNGTEDHGSMGALSARRAARAVTLAETVVAIELFTAAQAVDLRAAGEADLELPPRLESLRRKLRSRVPVLIEDRFAAADIESMVDFVRSNVAGDG
- a CDS encoding ROK family transcriptional regulator, which gives rise to MREHNLAVVLAEVIRHQPVTRARLAEITGFTKTTVSNLLTVLAEAGLVRDGGFVHEGERGRPGVAVSIDPNGAAGLGLEINVDYLAACIVDFGRRIRYRHVVASDHRGRAPEAVVEALSRLAREALASAKAQELAVAGAVVALPGLIDREQGLLRRAPNLGWGQVPIRSLLRAGLPALRLAVDEDNEANLAALGELWFGAGRELGDFVHVSGEIGIGAGIVMDGRIFRGAHGFAGELGHIVVERGGAACGCGGRGCLEQSAGQEAILRAAGLEGTKVTSAASADGSLSALLARLEAGDDRARSAVKRAGKALGITLASVVHLLDPDTIVLGGIFSALAPWAKPAVAKVLAKGSGTLRDAMPRLVVSRLAGGAAVLGAAGLVVERVTAEPALLL
- a CDS encoding helix-turn-helix domain-containing protein, producing the protein MKRRDTVELFRTRLLEVIDRTGLTRSAFAERVGMDRSTLSQLLAEGNDRLPRVETLAGIASTEQVSIDWLVGLSQEGPLGANILKQSVQVEPDAPSPADQRLARWQAEAAGYKIRYVPTTLPDLLKTDRIIAYEYGQFATVDPDQSLEQSHAKLELQRRSESEIEVCNSVQAVEGFARGEGIWRDLGIEARREQLTRMIALCDELYPAFRWFLYDSRNRYSVPLTVFGAKRAVVYVGQMYFVFNSLEHIRHLTKHFDDLIRAAVVQPPAVIDLLQSLLRSLDDAPTAT
- the xylB gene encoding xylulokinase; amino-acid sequence: MSDATLVAGIDSSTQSTKVVLCRADDGLVVAELSVPHPEGTECHPRHWLAAIHPVRELLQRAAAVSVAAQQHGMVVLDAAGEVIRPALLWNDTRSAPQAEKLTQELGGPATWAARAGSVPVASFTVTKLRWLAEHEPESASKVAAVMLPHDWLTWQLGGRGERTTDRGDASGTGYWSPAAGAYLPEMLAAAIGREVALPRVAGPNEIVGRTEWGAVLGPGTGDNMGAALGLGLEPGDVAVSIGTSGTAFAVSDVPAADPSGLVAGFADATGRFLPLVCTLNAARILSSAARLLRCSLEELSTLALAAQPGAGGLTLLPYLDGERTPNRPGADGVLRGLTTANATPENLARAAVEALLASLADAVDHLAHQGVQPRRVLLIGGGARAEAVRRIAPQIFGVEVTVPEPEEYVALGAARQAAWALAKTPHPPAWTKTPARTYDAAPEPHVRRRYAALRDGTASWGAPEAGEERDKRETNENRGGER